In the genome of Candidatus Marsarchaeota archaeon, one region contains:
- a CDS encoding YncE family protein has product MPMLVLLVLLSIPIGAYGAGLTFSKGNVITYGNTDIITATPSNALNITEISINNIVVANALTANTASAFNFEAYGTIPYLNSNVIAGNSYAINAISTNSVNLVPLGSAQGAIGHVVSNTISITKASPPLNISVPLDKMTFAYGTFTQLNQIPVSFYVNNALVSNTLTGIRNSTLSGIAGRGVAFSPNGAYAYITIGNNVSVFNTSTKRIVANIIKFNNPWGVAFSPNGAYAYVVNNGDNSVSIINTSTRSIVTTISNSCITDPHDVAFTPDGAYAYVTGFMLPGAVCIINTSTRSLVTSIDASNGPWGVAFSPNGAYAYVTMDENNTVSVINTSTYATVASIHGFNGPIGISLSPNGAYAYVINAEVANVNNTISIVNTSTHTIVSTIHNIEGLEGVAFSPSGAYAYVLNDNNLTILNTGFNSYRFSAPGTYYLTANTLGNANYTANTLSMSFNVLNESISIDTAPTINTYTYNSFAPFISASLKSNSTSGNVLNTLAFHINSSVGQFTAFNNKDSLGMQIPTNSLSATAGNYLYTISSSHMQNDFRNSTNTIIVYNSIISNSIKISIEKANPPLSIVVPKNSIYNGSYSKAYFGTITYFNQVPLNLYSNNIFISNITTGVYNSTVSNSSSISEARGVAFSPNGAYAYVANEGGTVSVINTSKHTVVSIIKGFIGGDVAFSPNGAYAYVTNLFADNVSIVNTSTNRIISKITGFNWPWGVAFSPNGAYAYVTNYNSGTVSVVNTSTSKIVSTLNGFFFGPHGVAFSPNGAYAYVVNYGGNNVNIVNTSTGSIVNTMSNFNLPVDVAFSPSGAYAYITNDANETVIVVNTATNKTILSIPSLYQIPSGVAVSPNGAYAYIVIYREQNLVSIINTGSNSYKFSAAGTYALTANTPGNANYTSNTTSASFTIAKATPTLQLHVCSNYTYSGSAGCLITASINSFGNQLKGYLYINGNVVANSTFASNTITFTAHEGAGNYSVVFNTTGNGNYTSNAIKKDFTIAKASPSISFPVFPQNFVYNGSTATVEAEISTYNNQLQANAFVNNALVSSFYSSNDFAVGPAAGNYIITANTLGNGNYTSASVSRTLTIIPAPVHPSSISTLYITDNVNKTYASNRSVFDVYLINYSDNAKVLNITYYQNQLPAEISFPAHYYVRFNFACAFTANGNYYVSNNTYGLLDSTPCGTNYTTTGGSYDAYYSKRIIPTTTTTTTTTTTTVTTTTLPSISITNKGYEVSLNIAPHERSKITITQLHIALNIYSNYTKNITEDVTIKNVTSTMPSVPIGYHTISGFNISATPKVPAINTTVTYACSLNPSQIKPLTLVNGTWMPVTSYSINQSACNIAFFASAPAVVAVATTQNITTTIPATTATTTILTVAKPTPNYEEYAIIVVIVVLAIIIIAYAAMKAREKGNPS; this is encoded by the coding sequence ATGCCGATGCTTGTTCTGCTTGTTTTACTATCAATTCCAATCGGAGCGTACGGTGCAGGTCTTACATTCTCAAAAGGAAATGTCATAACCTATGGGAATACAGATATTATAACTGCAACGCCTTCCAACGCGCTTAATATCACTGAAATATCAATAAACAATATAGTCGTTGCGAACGCTTTGACCGCAAACACTGCATCAGCATTCAATTTCGAGGCGTATGGCACAATACCATACTTAAACTCCAACGTGATTGCAGGCAATTCCTATGCGATAAACGCAATAAGCACCAATTCGGTGAATTTGGTGCCTCTTGGCTCTGCGCAAGGCGCAATCGGCCACGTAGTGTCAAATACAATTTCCATCACAAAAGCCTCACCGCCTCTGAACATATCAGTGCCTCTTGACAAAATGACTTTTGCTTACGGCACGTTTACGCAATTAAACCAGATACCTGTCAGCTTCTATGTCAATAATGCGCTCGTATCAAATACCTTAACAGGGATACGAAATTCTACGCTGTCAGGCATTGCGGGACGAGGTGTTGCCTTCTCCCCCAACGGCGCTTATGCCTACATTACTATCGGCAATAATGTTAGTGTATTTAATACTTCAACAAAGCGCATAGTCGCTAATATAATCAAATTTAATAACCCGTGGGGCGTAGCATTCTCTCCAAACGGCGCCTACGCCTACGTAGTAAACAATGGCGATAATTCTGTAAGCATAATAAACACTTCCACGCGTAGTATTGTTACAACCATAAGCAATTCATGTATTACCGACCCTCACGATGTAGCATTTACGCCAGACGGTGCATATGCATACGTAACTGGTTTTATGCTTCCAGGAGCTGTGTGCATAATAAACACTTCCACGCGTAGCCTTGTAACTTCAATCGATGCTTCTAACGGCCCGTGGGGCGTAGCATTCTCTCCAAACGGCGCCTACGCCTATGTTACAATGGATGAGAATAACACTGTAAGTGTAATTAATACTTCGACATATGCAACTGTAGCTTCAATACATGGTTTCAATGGCCCCATTGGCATATCCCTCTCCCCCAACGGCGCTTATGCTTATGTAATAAACGCTGAAGTAGCCAATGTCAATAATACAATCAGCATAGTTAATACTTCCACACACACTATAGTGTCAACAATACATAACATCGAAGGCTTGGAAGGTGTTGCTTTCTCTCCAAGCGGTGCTTATGCATACGTGCTGAATGACAATAACTTAACCATACTCAACACCGGCTTTAATTCATACAGGTTCTCTGCGCCTGGCACGTATTACTTAACTGCAAACACATTGGGCAATGCAAACTATACTGCAAACACTTTATCAATGTCTTTTAATGTGTTAAATGAATCGATTTCGATAGACACAGCTCCAACCATAAATACATACACATACAATTCTTTTGCACCGTTTATTTCAGCTTCTTTGAAAAGCAATTCAACTTCGGGCAATGTCCTGAACACTCTGGCATTCCATATAAATTCTAGCGTGGGCCAGTTCACTGCTTTCAATAACAAAGATTCTCTCGGAATGCAAATTCCAACCAATTCATTGTCCGCAACTGCCGGGAACTATCTATACACAATCTCTAGTAGCCATATGCAAAATGATTTCAGAAACAGCACTAATACGATAATAGTCTACAACAGCATAATCTCTAATTCGATTAAGATATCTATAGAAAAAGCGAACCCACCTCTATCTATTGTTGTTCCAAAAAATTCGATCTATAATGGCTCATACAGTAAAGCATATTTCGGCACGATAACATACTTCAACCAGGTTCCTCTAAACTTATATTCAAATAATATATTTATATCAAATATTACCACAGGAGTATATAACTCTACAGTGTCGAATTCTAGTTCAATTAGCGAAGCGCGTGGTGTTGCCTTCTCCCCCAACGGCGCCTACGCCTATGTGGCGAATGAAGGCGGGACTGTAAGCGTAATTAATACTTCCAAACACACAGTTGTTTCAATTATTAAGGGCTTTATCGGAGGTGATGTTGCCTTCTCCCCCAACGGCGCCTACGCCTACGTAACAAATCTATTTGCAGACAACGTTAGCATAGTTAACACATCTACAAATCGAATTATTTCAAAAATTACAGGTTTCAACTGGCCATGGGGTGTAGCCTTCTCCCCCAACGGCGCCTACGCCTACGTAACTAACTACAATAGCGGTACAGTCAGTGTAGTAAATACTTCTACAAGTAAAATCGTTTCGACACTCAATGGTTTCTTCTTCGGGCCGCATGGTGTAGCCTTCTCCCCCAACGGCGCCTACGCCTATGTAGTCAATTATGGTGGTAATAATGTCAATATAGTAAATACTTCTACAGGCAGCATTGTTAACACTATGTCAAATTTCAACCTACCAGTTGATGTCGCTTTTTCCCCAAGTGGCGCTTATGCCTACATTACGAATGATGCCAACGAAACAGTGATAGTAGTAAACACTGCTACCAACAAGACTATCTTAAGCATACCAAGCCTTTATCAAATACCTTCAGGAGTTGCAGTCTCTCCAAATGGCGCCTACGCCTATATCGTAATTTATAGGGAACAGAACTTAGTAAGCATAATCAATACAGGGTCAAACTCGTATAAATTCTCTGCTGCAGGCACATATGCGCTTACTGCCAATACTCCTGGTAATGCAAACTATACTTCAAACACCACCTCTGCGTCATTCACAATTGCAAAGGCAACGCCAACACTGCAACTGCATGTATGCAGCAACTACACGTACAGCGGCTCTGCAGGATGCCTAATCACTGCTTCCATAAATTCCTTTGGCAACCAGTTGAAGGGATACCTTTACATAAATGGCAATGTAGTTGCGAATTCAACATTTGCATCAAATACAATAACGTTCACTGCACATGAAGGTGCTGGGAATTATTCAGTAGTCTTCAATACTACGGGAAACGGGAATTATACATCCAACGCCATAAAAAAGGACTTCACTATCGCAAAAGCCTCCCCATCAATATCATTTCCCGTTTTCCCGCAAAATTTTGTCTATAACGGTTCGACAGCTACTGTCGAAGCCGAAATATCCACGTATAACAACCAGTTGCAGGCAAATGCCTTTGTAAATAATGCTTTGGTAAGTTCGTTCTACTCCAGCAATGATTTTGCTGTTGGCCCAGCAGCAGGCAATTACATAATAACTGCCAATACCCTTGGCAATGGAAACTACACATCTGCATCAGTGTCCAGAACATTGACAATAATTCCTGCGCCTGTGCATCCATCCTCAATCTCTACTTTATACATAACAGACAATGTAAATAAGACGTATGCGTCAAACAGGAGCGTGTTTGATGTATACTTGATAAACTATTCAGACAATGCAAAGGTGCTGAACATAACGTATTACCAGAATCAGCTGCCTGCAGAGATATCGTTCCCAGCGCATTACTACGTCAGGTTCAATTTTGCATGCGCTTTCACTGCAAACGGCAATTATTATGTCTCAAACAATACGTACGGCCTTCTTGATTCAACGCCATGCGGCACAAATTACACAACCACTGGCGGTTCCTACGACGCATATTATTCAAAAAGGATCATTCCAACAACCACTACTACCACTACAACGACCACTACAACCGTAACTACAACAACACTTCCGTCAATATCTATTACAAACAAGGGCTATGAAGTATCGCTGAATATTGCGCCCCATGAACGATCAAAGATAACAATAACGCAATTGCACATAGCGCTTAACATATATTCCAACTACACAAAGAACATTACAGAAGATGTAACGATAAAGAACGTAACATCAACGATGCCTTCAGTGCCTATAGGCTATCATACAATTTCAGGCTTCAACATATCCGCAACGCCGAAGGTGCCTGCAATCAACACTACAGTGACATATGCATGCTCTCTAAATCCATCGCAGATAAAGCCACTGACGCTTGTAAATGGCACCTGGATGCCAGTAACCAGCTATTCAATCAACCAAAGCGCATGCAACATCGCATTCTTCGCTTCTGCACCTGCAGTTGTCGCAGTAGCTACAACCCAGAATATCACTACTACAATTCCTGCTACTACTGCAACGACAACGATACTGACGGTTGCGAAGCCAACTCCAAACTATGAAGAATACGCCATAATCGTCGTGATTGTCGTCCTGGCAATCATAATAATCGCATATGCAGCCATGAAGGCCCGTGAAAAGGGTAATCCTTCCTAG
- a CDS encoding dienelactone hydrolase family protein — protein MELKTEDLKYRTADNDEISAFLAIPDDNAKHPGIVLIHEIFGLDDHIRDVAKRLSTQGYVVLAPDLFTSKKLSQSITKEGIMKTMNFIMSIPPEKQRDEAYRAEQMAKLSQEDQKAISSVYQTLFMNRPTELFTQYLSSAVDFLNQHPKVNGKIGSIGFCFGGGMSINLGSTGKVDAVVIFYGENPQPVEKAKNVKNAVLGIYAGEDMRITSKVHELVKVLTESKKPTTIKVYPHAYHAFFNDTRPQIYNEKAAKDAWRMVIDFFKDNLQ, from the coding sequence ATGGAGCTTAAGACGGAAGATTTGAAATACAGGACAGCTGACAACGACGAAATAAGCGCATTTCTGGCTATTCCTGATGACAACGCCAAGCATCCTGGCATAGTGCTAATACACGAGATATTTGGCCTTGACGACCATATAAGAGATGTAGCGAAAAGGCTTTCTACACAGGGCTATGTAGTACTTGCACCGGATCTCTTCACAAGCAAAAAGCTTTCTCAGTCGATAACAAAGGAAGGCATAATGAAGACAATGAACTTCATAATGTCGATACCTCCTGAAAAGCAGAGGGATGAGGCATACAGGGCAGAGCAGATGGCAAAGCTCAGCCAGGAGGACCAGAAGGCAATATCAAGTGTTTATCAGACTCTTTTCATGAACAGGCCCACCGAGCTTTTTACACAGTACCTATCCAGCGCAGTCGATTTCCTCAACCAGCATCCTAAAGTCAACGGCAAGATAGGCAGCATAGGCTTCTGCTTTGGCGGGGGCATGTCGATAAACTTGGGTTCCACGGGCAAGGTTGATGCAGTTGTGATATTCTACGGCGAGAATCCACAGCCTGTAGAGAAGGCAAAAAACGTGAAGAACGCGGTGCTTGGCATATACGCTGGCGAGGACATGCGCATAACCTCAAAAGTGCACGAGCTAGTTAAAGTACTTACAGAGTCAAAGAAGCCTACAACAATAAAGGTATACCCGCATGCATATCATGCATTCTTCAACGACACAAGGCCGCAGATATACAATGAGAAAGCAGCCAAGGACGCATGGCGCATGGTTATAGACTTCTTCAAGGACAATCTGCAGTGA
- the lysS gene encoding lysine--tRNA ligase, translated as MADDFKLEKLKKLQEHGINPYPYSFKQKAHAEEIKKDYAKWEGKNTSVAGRAVSIRHMGQLYFIDLLDQSGKIQILAAANITEKESFELLELIDSGDMLGVEGMVSKTKKGEISIEAKTVSMLGKSLRQLPEKFHGLSDTELRYRKRYLDLIANPEVRNFFTARARILSFLRNFLDSRGYVEFETPILQPTYGGANAQPFKTVYNALDSEFYLRISDELYLKRLIIGGFEKVYEVSKDFRNEDIDSTHNPEFTQIEFYEAYKDYNDFMEMTEEMLSTLVKELFGTHKVKYQGKELNFEPPFKRIYWVEEIKKKTGINLADLTDEEAKEIAKKEKLEIGIVNAYHVADALFDKYIKPELFDPAFVLDFPAYMCPLTKDKRGNPKLSERFELYLAGKEDANCYSELTDPIEQKKKFEEQDAERRKGDAEAPPSDEDFLEAIEYGMPPTAGLGIAIDRLAMILTDNVSIKEVLPFPAVRPLTQDKNG; from the coding sequence ATGGCAGACGATTTTAAGCTCGAAAAATTGAAAAAGCTGCAAGAGCATGGAATAAACCCTTATCCGTATTCCTTCAAGCAGAAAGCCCATGCGGAAGAGATAAAGAAGGATTACGCAAAATGGGAAGGAAAAAATACCAGCGTAGCTGGCAGAGCCGTTAGCATAAGGCACATGGGGCAGCTCTACTTCATCGACCTGCTTGACCAGAGCGGTAAGATACAGATACTTGCAGCGGCTAACATAACGGAAAAAGAGTCATTTGAGCTGCTTGAGCTTATAGATTCCGGAGACATGCTTGGAGTAGAAGGCATGGTAAGCAAAACAAAAAAGGGAGAGATAAGCATAGAGGCAAAAACAGTATCTATGCTTGGAAAGTCGCTGCGGCAGCTTCCTGAAAAGTTCCACGGTTTGAGTGACACTGAGCTAAGATACAGGAAAAGGTACCTTGACCTTATTGCCAATCCTGAAGTAAGGAATTTCTTCACGGCAAGGGCAAGGATACTGAGCTTTCTGAGAAACTTCCTTGACAGCAGGGGCTATGTAGAATTCGAAACCCCGATACTCCAGCCCACTTACGGAGGCGCAAACGCACAGCCCTTCAAGACAGTGTACAATGCGCTGGACAGCGAGTTCTATCTCAGGATATCTGACGAGCTATACCTTAAGAGGCTCATAATAGGCGGCTTTGAGAAAGTATACGAGGTATCTAAGGATTTCAGGAACGAGGATATAGATTCTACGCATAACCCCGAGTTCACCCAAATAGAATTTTACGAGGCTTACAAAGACTACAACGACTTTATGGAAATGACTGAGGAAATGCTTTCAACGCTTGTAAAGGAGCTGTTCGGCACGCACAAGGTCAAATACCAGGGCAAAGAGCTCAACTTCGAGCCGCCGTTCAAGAGGATCTACTGGGTAGAGGAGATAAAGAAGAAAACGGGCATAAACCTTGCTGATCTCACTGATGAAGAAGCCAAGGAGATAGCCAAGAAGGAGAAGCTTGAGATAGGCATAGTAAACGCATACCACGTTGCGGATGCGCTTTTCGACAAATACATCAAGCCAGAGCTTTTTGACCCTGCTTTCGTTCTTGATTTTCCGGCTTACATGTGCCCGCTAACAAAGGACAAGCGCGGCAACCCAAAGCTTAGCGAGAGGTTTGAGCTTTACTTAGCAGGCAAGGAGGATGCCAACTGCTATTCAGAGCTCACTGACCCGATAGAGCAGAAAAAGAAGTTCGAGGAGCAGGATGCTGAAAGAAGGAAGGGCGATGCAGAAGCGCCGCCAAGCGATGAGGATTTCCTTGAAGCAATAGAATACGGCATGCCACCGACAGCAGGACTTGGCATTGCCATAGACAGGCTGGCAATGATACTCACTGACAACGTATCGATAAAGGAAGTGCTCCCGTTTCCTGCAGTAAGGCCGCTGACGCAGGATAAAAATGGCTAA
- a CDS encoding 30S ribosomal protein S13, translating into MAEEKGAQGAEKQHGRKETAAKATSIIRIAGKDVNGELSLRRAIDEVKGIGSSMANALSFAADKKLGLSPDTKIGSLAEDKISALEELIKNPAKFGIPTYMLNHRKNFETGLDAHFVGNDLIFANRQDIAREVTLRTWRGMRHQYGQKVRGQHTRSTGRTGATVGVTKKSVAKPGAPAGKEEKKK; encoded by the coding sequence ATGGCTGAAGAAAAAGGCGCGCAAGGCGCAGAGAAGCAACATGGCAGAAAAGAGACTGCCGCCAAGGCAACCTCCATAATAAGGATTGCCGGGAAAGACGTCAATGGAGAGCTGAGCCTGCGCAGAGCCATAGATGAAGTCAAAGGCATAGGCTCTAGCATGGCAAACGCACTTAGCTTTGCAGCCGACAAGAAGCTTGGCTTGAGCCCAGACACGAAAATAGGGTCGCTGGCAGAAGACAAGATATCGGCACTGGAGGAGCTGATAAAGAATCCGGCCAAGTTTGGCATCCCAACATACATGCTCAACCACAGGAAAAACTTCGAGACCGGCTTGGATGCACATTTTGTCGGGAACGACCTAATATTCGCGAACAGGCAGGACATTGCAAGGGAAGTTACGCTTAGGACATGGCGCGGCATGAGGCACCAATACGGCCAGAAGGTACGCGGGCAGCACACGCGCTCGACAGGAAGGACTGGCGCCACTGTTGGCGTTACAAAGAAGTCTGTTGCAAAGCCTGGTGCACCTGCGGGCAAAGAAGAGAAAAAGAAATGA
- a CDS encoding 30S ribosomal protein S4 — MGSPKRNRRKFDKPKDIWNLSRINADNALIKEYGLKSMSELWKVQSELSRIRGNVRLLLSGISNGEEIEKKLKDRLERLGVIAPETPLEKLLELKESSLLDRRLQSVVFKKGMAKSMKQARQLITHGFISINGTRMNIPGYLVNVSDEPKIGFYKPIDLGSASDKAAAEAQAQDTGKEAEVAEAATE; from the coding sequence TTGGGATCGCCTAAAAGGAACAGGAGAAAATTTGACAAGCCAAAAGACATATGGAACCTTTCTAGGATTAATGCAGACAACGCCCTGATAAAGGAATACGGCTTAAAGAGCATGAGCGAGCTTTGGAAGGTGCAGAGCGAGCTTAGCAGAATCAGGGGCAACGTAAGGCTTCTGCTGTCAGGCATTTCAAACGGCGAAGAGATAGAGAAGAAGCTTAAGGACAGGCTTGAAAGGCTTGGCGTCATAGCTCCTGAAACTCCGCTTGAAAAGCTTCTTGAGCTTAAGGAAAGCTCGCTGCTTGACAGAAGGCTGCAGTCGGTGGTGTTCAAGAAAGGCATGGCCAAAAGCATGAAGCAGGCAAGGCAGCTCATAACGCATGGCTTTATATCGATAAATGGCACGCGGATGAATATCCCTGGCTACCTTGTCAATGTAAGCGACGAGCCCAAGATAGGTTTTTACAAGCCTATAGACCTTGGTTCTGCAAGCGATAAGGCAGCAGCTGAAGCGCAGGCCCAGGATACAGGCAAGGAAGCCGAAGTGGCCGAAGCAGCTACAGAGTAA
- a CDS encoding 30S ribosomal protein S11: MEESKTKARPERWAVAHVYSSKNDTIITLTDISGSETIAVGSGGMMVNTDSQEGSPYAAMQAAYKVAAAAKEKGITNINIDIRAPGGHNSKTPGPGAQAVVRVLARSGLRVNRIKDVTPIPTDTTRRAGGKRGRRV; encoded by the coding sequence ATGGAGGAATCAAAGACCAAGGCAAGGCCGGAAAGATGGGCAGTGGCCCACGTCTATTCGTCAAAAAACGACACGATAATAACGCTTACTGATATCAGCGGCTCCGAAACCATAGCTGTTGGGAGCGGCGGCATGATGGTAAACACCGATTCGCAGGAAGGCTCGCCATATGCTGCTATGCAGGCAGCGTACAAAGTGGCTGCTGCTGCAAAGGAAAAGGGCATAACGAACATCAACATAGACATAAGGGCGCCAGGGGGCCACAATTCGAAGACGCCAGGGCCCGGAGCTCAGGCTGTCGTGCGCGTTCTCGCAAGGAGTGGCCTTAGGGTAAACAGGATTAAGGACGTTACGCCAATACCGACAGACACAACAAGGAGGGCAGGAGGCAAGAGAGGAAGGCGTGTGTAA
- a CDS encoding exosome complex RNA-binding protein Csl4: MVQQSDSKVVFPGDRLSLEEEFLPENNVYVENGAVYSSVFGKQKIAEGRISVESAVRDINKMHRGMYVVGSVVGVLKSVLFLELENFVVKNMEFIAGKDGKIVLSSRPPRGRMEHGHDQHRTEQKPAELGDIVLSKIIMDDPDIFTLSVRDDVCGVVYALCENCGNLMHLEKHGSGLYCSECKRVSHRKVSSLYGNAAAIEKLMLENAEIKHDAER; encoded by the coding sequence ATGGTGCAGCAATCAGATTCTAAGGTGGTTTTCCCTGGAGACAGGCTGTCGCTAGAGGAAGAGTTCCTCCCGGAAAACAACGTTTATGTTGAAAACGGTGCAGTCTATTCGTCTGTTTTCGGGAAACAGAAGATAGCCGAAGGCAGGATAAGCGTTGAAAGCGCAGTCAGGGACATAAACAAGATGCACAGGGGCATGTACGTCGTAGGCAGCGTTGTAGGCGTGCTAAAAAGCGTGCTTTTCCTTGAGCTTGAAAATTTTGTGGTAAAAAATATGGAATTCATAGCGGGAAAAGATGGCAAGATTGTCCTCTCCTCGCGCCCGCCAAGGGGAAGGATGGAGCATGGCCACGACCAGCACAGGACCGAGCAGAAGCCTGCAGAGCTTGGTGACATCGTATTGAGCAAGATAATAATGGACGATCCGGACATATTTACATTAAGCGTAAGGGATGATGTGTGCGGAGTTGTGTACGCGTTGTGCGAAAACTGCGGCAATCTTATGCATCTCGAGAAGCATGGCAGCGGCTTGTACTGCAGCGAATGCAAAAGGGTCTCGCATAGAAAAGTGAGCAGCCTTTATGGAAACGCTGCAGCTATAGAAAAGCTGATGCTTGAAAACGCAGAGATAAAGCACGATGCAGAGAGATGA